A genomic region of Alligator mississippiensis isolate rAllMis1 chromosome 4, rAllMis1, whole genome shotgun sequence contains the following coding sequences:
- the TTLL4 gene encoding tubulin monoglutamylase TTLL4 isoform X1, producing MGSAGPQHYSCSAGLTLSAPQPACESRAWPPVPQHIKPIWRLERKHVRAPPVPSLLHPGPPGFPPLPVPCPGDAAHSGLPLPFPSSPGSTLLYRRSYARQRPYQRLESICLRSSTLKRWSVPLPPQGPPASNFAQGPGMLSAAPELAPLPRAPKDRPPPPKGSPLGSGQPAPGPYRPVLNNNAFLRPSSAQVPSPPSPESKRGKSSLRPLATSWACTGGTGDSSTADLENRPMKGPQLAVLARRPPGPEGPASWCLEDAESRLRSLQTREHKILLTEAVRQLRGKVSTCQDYSWHLNAVCPAASGLCCDVLPVAGRWRPHLLTQLSPQAALAPQSSEPRRGSLPGGRSPPSASACTKRISVQLLAPSTEAPAPPSCRGLDLLSLSDGDTARPMHLTAVSRVAAQIPTVQLDEDKCKAMGVPRVSPQLPDAAPSEPENEAEEELPDGLDDESQDGEEEEEDAGESDSSSVMGLSPSGSVALISRAVWRPGLGPWQAGARQAALMPHRPPHRSCQEGLAQQVEAQERVLRPALLGSLFPNMPPTIYFGTCDERVEKLPWEQRRLLRWKMSSVTPNVVKQTVARSHFRVSRRNSDWLGCWGHHMKSPAFRIIKEHQKINHFPGSFQIGRKDRLWRNLAKMQTRCGKRDFNFFPQSFILPQDIRGLRQAWEEGGTRQKWIVKPPASARGIGIQVVHKWSQLPKRRPLLVQRYLHKPYLIGGSKFDLRIYVYVTCYDPLRIYLFRDGLVRFASCKYSSSMKSLGNKFMHLTNYSVNKKNTEYKANADETACQGHKWALKALWSYLSQKGVNSEAIWEKIKDIVVKTIIASEPYVTSLVKMYVRRPYCCHELFGFDVMLDENLKPWILEVNISPSLHSNSPLDMSIKGQMVRDLLNLAGFILPPADDMASGTTSGRSSATSLSSTAREKPRPAPEQVVAEKMKRAYYLTQKVPNQDFYTSVLDVLTPDDVRVLAETEDELSRRGQFERVFPGPGASRYLRFFEQPRYFNILTAQWELRYHLCKGKGLELLRSWCRQGFHAGVATDVLLWSLPRSHLLQKSNPHLNGFSKLDPSRISKTLPAQEPKDATRAPEPSPGAQSSSLLPCSGGASKKPGAPLAEPTPAL from the exons ATGGGCTCAGCTGGGCCGCAGCACTATAGCTGTAGCGCCGGGCTCACGCTCAGCGCCCCACAGCCGGCCTGCGAGAGCCGGGCCTGGCCCCCGGTCCCGCAGCACATCAAGCCCATCTGGAGGCTGGAGAGGAAGCATGTGAGGGCTCCACCCGTCCCCAGCCTGCTCCACCCGGGGCCCCCCGGCTTCCCGCCCCTgcctgtgccatgccctggtgACGCTGCCCACtctggcctgcccctgcccttccccagctccccagggagcacgCTGCTCTACCGCCGATCCTACGCCCGGCAGAGACCCTACCAGCGGCTTGAGTCCATCTGTCTACGCTCGAGCACTCTCAAGCGCTGGTcggtccctctccctccccagggcccCCCAGCCAGCAACTTCGCCCAGGGCCCTGGCATGCTGTCAGCCGCCCCAGAGCTGGCCCCGCTGCCGCGGGCGCCTAAAGACCGCCCCCCTCCACCTAAAGGCTCCCCCCTGGGCTCGGGGCAGCCAGCTCCCGGTCCCTACAGACCCGTGCTGAACAACAACGCCTTCCTGCGGCCAAGCAGTGCCCAAGTGCCTTCGCCCCCATCCCCCGAGAGCAAGAGAGGGAAGAGTTCCCTGCGGCCACTCGCCACGTCCTGGGCCTGCACTGGGGGCACCGGAGACAGCTCCACTGCAGACCTTGAGAACAGACCCATGAAGGGGCCCCAGCTGGCTGTCCTGGCCCGCCGGCCCCCCGGCCCTGAGGGCCCAGCCTCGTGGTGCCTGGAAGACGCGGAGAGTCGGCTGCGGAGCCTGCAGACCAGGGAGCACAAGATCCTGCTGACGGAGGCTGTAAGGCAGCTGAGGGGGAAGGTGAGCACCTGCCAAGACTACAGCTGGCACCTCAACGCTGTCTGTCCAGCTGCCAGCGGCCTCTGCTGCGATGTACTCCCTGTGGCTGGGCGCTGGAGACCGCACCTCCTCACCCAGCTGAGCCCCCAGGCCGCCCTGGCCCCCCAGAGCTCTGAGCCGAGGCGTGGCAGCCTCCCTGGGGGCCGGAGCCCTCCCAGTGCCAGTGCCTGCACAAAGCGCATCAGCGTTCAGCTCCTGGCCCCCAGCACCGAAGCACCCGCCCCTCCGTCCTGTCGTGGGCTGGACCTCCTGTCGCTGAGCGATGGGGACACAGCTAGGCCCATGCACCTCACCGCTGTGTCCAGAGTCGCTGCCCAGATCCCCACCGTCCAGCTAGACGAGGACAAGTGCAAGGCCATGGGCGTGCCAAGGGTATCCCCGCAGCTCCCGGA TGCTGCCCCCAGTGAGCCTGAGAACGAGGCAGAAGAGGAGCTTCCGGATGGGCTGGATGATGAGAGCcaggatggggaggaggaagaggaggacg CAGGCGAGTCAGACAGCTCATCTGTCATGGGCCTGTCACCCAGCGGGTCGGTGGCGCTCATATCCAG AGCTGTGTGGCGCCCTGGCTTGGGGCCGTGGCAGGCGGGTGCCAGGCAAGCGGCTCTCATGCCTCATCGCCCTCCCCACAGAAGCTGCCAGGagggcctggcacagcaggtGGAAGCCCAGGAGCGGGTGCTCAGACCAGCCCTCTTGGGCAGCCTCTTCCCCAACATGCCCCCCACCATCTACTTCGGGACCTGCGACGAGAGAG TGGAGAAGCTGCCCTGGGAACAGCGGCGCCTGCTGCGGTGGAAGATGAGTTCAGTCACCCCCAATGTCGTGAAGCAGACAGTCGCCCGCTCACACTTCAGAGTCAGCAGAA GGAACAGCgactggctgggctgctggggccacCACATGAAGTCTCCAGCCTTCCGCATCATCAAGGAGCACCAGAAG ATCAACCACTTCCCCGGCTCATTCCAAATCGGGCGCAAGGACCGGCTGTGGCGGAACCTGGCCAAGATGCAGACACGCTGCGGCAAGCGGGACTTCAACTTCTTCCCCCAGTCCTTCATTCTGCCCCAAGACATCCGGGGGCTGCGCCAGgcctgggaggagggtggcacccGCCAGAAGTGGATCGTGAAGCCG CCGGCGTCGGCAAGAGGCATTGGCATCCAGGTCGTCCACAAATGGAGCCAGCTGCCCAAGCGCCGGCCGCTGCTGGTGCAGAG GTACCTGCATAAGCCCTACCTCATCGGAGGCAGCAAATTTGACCTGCGCATCTATGTCTACGTCACGTGCTATGACCCGCTGCGCATTTACCTCTTCAGGGATGGGCTTGtgcgctttgccagctgcaa GTACTCATCCTCTATGAAGAGCCTTGGCAACAAGTTCATGCACCTGACCAACTACAGCGTGAACAAGAAGAACACAGAGTACAAGGCCAATGCCGACGAGACCGCCTGCCAGGGCCACAAGTG GGCACTGAAAGCACTTTGGAGCTACCTGAGCCAGAAGGGGGTGAACAGCGAGGCCATCTGGGAGAAGATCAAGGACATTGTCGTCAAGACCATCATCGC GTCGGAGCCCTACGTGACGAGCCTGGTGAAGATGTACGTGCGGCGCCCATATTGCTGCCACGAGCTCTTTGGCTTCGATGTCATGCTGGACGAGAACCTCAAGCCCTGGATCCTGGAAGTCAACATCTCCCCAAG cctccattCCAACTCGCCGCTGGACATGAGCATCAAGGGCCAGATGGTCCGCGACCTGCTGAACCTGGCTGGCTTCATCCTGCCACCTGCCGATGACATGGCCTCAGGCACCACCAGTGGCAGGAGCTCCGCCACCAG CCTGAGCAGCACCGCAAGGGAGAAGCCCCGGCCGGCCCCGGAGCAGGTGGTGGCCGAGAAGATGAAGAGGGCATATTACCTGACGCAGAAGGTGCCCAACCAG GATTTCTACACCTCGGTGCTGGATGTGCTGACGCCGGATGATGTGCGGGTGTTGGCAGAGACGGAGGATGAGCTCTCGCGGCGCGGGCAGTTCGAGCGAGTCTTCCCTGGGCCTGGCGCCTCCCGCTACCTGCGCTTCTTTGAGCAGCCACGCTACTTCAACATCCTCACGGCCCAGTGGGAGCTCCGTTACCACCTGTGCAAGGGTAAAG GCTTGGAGCTGCTGCGGAGCTGGTGCCGCCAGGGCTTCCATGCGGGGGTAGCAACGGATGTACTGCTG tggtctctgcccaggtcccatcTCCTCCAGAAGAGCAACCCCCACCTCAATGGCTTCAGCAAGCTGGACCCCAGCCGCATCAG